A portion of the Rhodococcus pseudokoreensis genome contains these proteins:
- a CDS encoding acyl-CoA dehydrogenase family protein yields MNFAHTDPALRAVVDRWTAPSDRDTLNALLGRLGADAAGRLDALAATADKNPPVLEQFDRDGERIDRITYHPAYQELCRAAYSEYGLSALSHRGGLHGWDAVPPHLVKYLASYVFVQAEFGLACPVSMTDAAARTLRMFGDPDVFGPWIDALTSTDPEGAMTGAMFMTEPQAGTDIARTETRAERDGDAWRLTGKKWFASNPDADVIVTLARFPGGADGSTRGVGMFMVPKVLADGERNSYTIDRLKDKLGTRSMPSGEVSLAGAYALQVGELDRGFRQMAEMVNTSRLSNAMRSSALMRRAVRDAVDHTRVRVVFGKNLFDQPLMRATLLPLALDAEAALALVAYSAQCLQAADAGDESARGLIRVLTPLAKHYVCKRARVVTGEAMEVRGGNGYIEEWAHARLVRDAHLGSIWEGSSNVIALDVLRCMRKLGAHRQLADTMRGILAGLGPDCDAGADVLRRRWDDLVDEGDLLVAGDEDTAQAGCARYANDLARATMATLLYDLADVAVTSGRGYRSLLVANAYLSSDSGDVPGVALRHLAAVVDGTDVAADVAQAAAPRSDSPTGVLL; encoded by the coding sequence ATGAATTTCGCTCACACCGATCCCGCCCTGCGTGCCGTCGTCGACCGCTGGACCGCACCGTCGGACCGTGACACGCTGAACGCCCTGCTCGGCCGGCTCGGCGCAGACGCCGCCGGCCGACTCGACGCACTCGCTGCCACCGCGGACAAGAATCCGCCCGTGCTCGAGCAGTTCGACCGCGACGGCGAACGCATCGACCGGATCACGTACCACCCGGCCTACCAGGAGTTGTGCCGCGCCGCCTACAGCGAATACGGACTGTCCGCGCTGTCGCACCGCGGCGGCCTGCACGGCTGGGACGCGGTCCCGCCGCACCTGGTGAAGTACCTTGCGTCGTACGTCTTCGTGCAGGCCGAGTTCGGGCTGGCGTGCCCCGTGTCGATGACGGACGCCGCTGCCCGCACGCTGCGCATGTTCGGTGACCCGGACGTGTTCGGGCCGTGGATCGACGCGCTGACCTCGACGGACCCCGAGGGTGCGATGACCGGCGCGATGTTCATGACCGAGCCGCAGGCAGGCACGGACATTGCCCGCACGGAGACCCGGGCCGAACGCGACGGCGACGCGTGGCGGCTGACCGGGAAGAAGTGGTTCGCGTCCAATCCCGACGCCGACGTCATCGTGACCCTCGCCCGGTTCCCCGGCGGCGCCGACGGCTCCACCCGCGGCGTCGGAATGTTCATGGTGCCCAAGGTTCTCGCGGACGGCGAGCGCAACAGTTACACGATCGACCGGCTGAAGGACAAGCTCGGTACCCGCTCGATGCCCAGCGGCGAGGTGTCGCTGGCCGGGGCGTACGCCCTGCAGGTGGGCGAACTGGACCGCGGGTTCCGGCAGATGGCCGAGATGGTGAACACCTCGCGGCTGTCGAACGCGATGCGGTCGAGCGCCCTGATGCGACGGGCGGTGCGCGACGCCGTCGACCACACCCGGGTGCGGGTCGTGTTCGGCAAGAACCTGTTCGACCAGCCGCTGATGCGCGCCACCCTGCTGCCGCTCGCGCTCGACGCCGAGGCGGCGCTCGCCCTGGTGGCGTACAGCGCGCAGTGTCTGCAGGCCGCCGACGCCGGAGACGAATCCGCGCGGGGGTTGATCCGGGTCCTCACCCCGCTCGCGAAGCACTACGTCTGCAAGCGGGCCCGGGTGGTCACGGGCGAGGCGATGGAGGTCCGCGGCGGCAACGGCTACATCGAGGAATGGGCACACGCCCGCCTGGTCCGCGACGCCCACCTGGGGTCGATCTGGGAGGGATCGAGCAACGTCATCGCCCTCGACGTGCTGCGGTGCATGCGCAAACTCGGTGCGCACCGTCAGCTGGCGGACACGATGCGCGGCATCCTCGCCGGGCTCGGACCGGACTGCGACGCAGGCGCCGACGTGCTCCGTCGACGGTGGGACGACCTCGTCGACGAGGGCGACCTGCTGGTCGCCGGAGACGAGGACACCGCGCAGGCCGGGTGCGCGCGCTACGCCAACGATCTGGCCCGCGCGACGATGGCCACCCTGCTCTACGATCTCGCCGATGTTGCCGTCACGTCGGGTCGCGGCTACCGGTCGCTGCTCGTCGCCAACGCGTACCTGTCGAGCGACTCCGGCGACGTCCCGGGCGTCGCCCTCCGCCACCTCGCGGCCGTCGTCGACGGCACCGATGTCGCCGCGGACGTCGCGCAGGCCGCCGCACCCCGATCCGACTCTCCGACAGGAGTTCTGCTGTGA
- a CDS encoding CaiB/BaiF CoA transferase family protein: MSATHTGPAPLAGVRVLDLSKILAGPYATMSLADLGADVTKVEHPEGGDPTRSWGPPFVGADATYYLAINRGKKSVTVDLKSEEGQDLIHRILEETDVVVENFKPGSGLQRIFDYRTLSERYPHLVVLHISAFGEEGPLRDEPGYDMIAQAAGGLMSLTGEPGGAPMKAGFAMGDLGAALFGLIGVLAALVERSRTGRGQYVTTSLFECQLALHVNWATNYFATGERPGALGSGHPNLAPYQAFPARDGYFVVAVGNDTQWASLCSAIGRDDLTADPRFERNRDRVANRGDLERELSAAFAPGTVEHWCDTLAAHAVPVSPIRHLDEIYADPHTAALGMIGTVDHPTIGSLRQIAFPVSFSGERPHLTSAPPVLGADTDAIVGAHRPHSMAGG; the protein is encoded by the coding sequence GTGAGCGCCACCCACACCGGACCGGCACCCCTCGCGGGGGTGCGGGTGCTGGACCTGTCCAAGATCCTCGCCGGACCGTACGCCACCATGTCGCTCGCGGACCTCGGCGCCGACGTCACCAAGGTCGAGCATCCCGAGGGCGGCGACCCGACCCGGTCGTGGGGGCCGCCGTTCGTCGGCGCCGACGCCACGTACTACCTTGCGATCAACCGGGGCAAGAAGTCGGTGACCGTCGACCTCAAATCGGAAGAGGGACAGGACCTCATCCACCGGATCCTGGAGGAGACCGACGTCGTCGTCGAGAACTTCAAACCCGGCAGCGGGTTGCAGCGGATTTTCGACTACCGGACGCTGTCCGAGCGGTACCCGCACCTGGTCGTGCTGCACATCTCCGCGTTCGGGGAGGAGGGTCCGTTGCGGGACGAACCCGGCTACGACATGATCGCGCAGGCCGCCGGCGGCCTCATGTCGCTCACCGGTGAGCCGGGTGGGGCGCCGATGAAGGCCGGATTCGCGATGGGCGATCTGGGGGCGGCGCTGTTCGGGCTGATCGGCGTGCTCGCTGCCCTCGTGGAGCGGTCGCGGACCGGCCGCGGGCAGTACGTGACGACATCGCTGTTCGAATGCCAACTCGCGCTGCACGTGAACTGGGCGACGAACTACTTCGCCACCGGGGAGCGTCCCGGCGCGCTGGGCTCCGGTCACCCGAATCTCGCTCCCTATCAAGCGTTCCCCGCGAGAGACGGGTACTTCGTCGTCGCGGTGGGCAACGACACGCAATGGGCGAGCCTGTGCTCGGCGATCGGGCGGGACGACCTGACGGCCGATCCGCGGTTCGAGCGCAACCGGGACCGGGTGGCGAATCGCGGCGATCTCGAGCGGGAACTGTCGGCGGCCTTCGCACCGGGCACCGTGGAGCACTGGTGCGACACGCTCGCCGCGCACGCCGTGCCCGTGTCACCGATCCGGCACCTCGACGAGATCTACGCCGACCCGCACACCGCGGCGCTCGGCATGATCGGCACGGTCGACCACCCGACGATCGGCAGCCTGCGGCAGATCGCGTTCCCGGTCAGCTTCTCCGGCGAACGCCCGCACCTGACGTCCGCGCCGCCGGTGCTCGGCGCCGACACCGACGCGATCGTCGGTGCCCACCGCCCGCAC
- a CDS encoding MFS transporter, producing the protein MNPNPGRDAAPPEYSTRQARKAGVTAFVGTTIEWFDFYIYGTASALVLGRLFFPDASPAVGTLAAFATFAIGFVARPLGGIVFGHFGDKFGRKNAVIITLILMGIGTVGVGCLPTYSQIGIWAPVLLVALRVVQGVAMGGEWGGAVLIATEFAPPNKKVLYGAFAQQGSPVGNLLATLAFLALTLLSDSVFESWGWRLPFLASAALVVVALYIRLRISETPEMKKAVVAQERTRMPLVEVLRSHPVELLLGVGAVVAGVAITYVKTTFALAWATADLGFDRGDFLLVITIALVAQVLVQPFGAVLATKIDPSRAIRWMLLPELVLLPLMFLLVQSGSVPLAMLGMVLATAPHAMYYAALAGILAQVFPTNVRYTGISLSYQLSTAIFAGTAPMLCQFLLTRTDSIWPVVALGLGYVVLSLACMTLLLRRGEARRESDTEPLPAHTSTRKDAAHS; encoded by the coding sequence GTGAATCCGAATCCCGGCCGCGACGCGGCACCACCCGAATACAGCACCCGGCAGGCCCGCAAGGCCGGTGTCACCGCCTTCGTCGGCACCACCATCGAGTGGTTCGACTTCTACATCTACGGCACCGCGTCCGCGCTGGTGCTGGGCCGGTTGTTCTTCCCCGACGCCTCGCCCGCGGTGGGCACTCTCGCCGCCTTCGCGACGTTCGCGATCGGCTTCGTGGCCCGCCCGCTCGGCGGGATCGTGTTCGGTCACTTCGGTGACAAGTTCGGACGCAAGAACGCCGTCATCATCACGCTGATCCTGATGGGGATCGGAACGGTGGGCGTCGGCTGCCTCCCCACCTACTCGCAGATCGGGATCTGGGCGCCGGTGCTTCTCGTCGCGCTCCGCGTGGTCCAGGGTGTCGCCATGGGCGGTGAGTGGGGCGGCGCCGTGCTCATCGCCACCGAATTCGCGCCACCGAACAAGAAGGTGCTGTACGGCGCGTTCGCGCAGCAGGGATCGCCCGTCGGCAACCTGCTCGCGACCCTGGCCTTCCTCGCGCTGACGTTGTTGTCGGACAGCGTGTTCGAATCCTGGGGCTGGCGTCTGCCGTTCCTCGCGTCCGCCGCACTCGTCGTCGTCGCGCTGTACATCCGGCTGCGCATCTCCGAGACCCCGGAAATGAAGAAGGCCGTTGTCGCGCAGGAGCGCACCCGGATGCCGCTCGTCGAGGTGCTGCGTTCGCACCCCGTCGAACTCCTCCTCGGGGTGGGCGCGGTGGTCGCGGGTGTCGCGATCACCTACGTGAAGACCACGTTCGCACTCGCCTGGGCCACCGCCGATCTCGGCTTCGACCGCGGCGACTTCCTCCTCGTGATCACGATCGCGCTCGTCGCACAGGTACTCGTCCAGCCGTTCGGCGCCGTGCTGGCCACGAAGATCGATCCGTCGCGGGCGATCCGGTGGATGCTGCTGCCCGAACTCGTGTTGCTGCCGTTGATGTTTCTCCTGGTCCAATCCGGGTCGGTGCCGCTGGCGATGCTCGGCATGGTGCTCGCTACCGCGCCGCACGCGATGTACTACGCGGCGCTCGCCGGCATCCTCGCCCAGGTCTTCCCGACCAATGTCCGCTACACCGGAATCTCGCTGTCGTATCAGCTGTCCACGGCGATCTTCGCCGGAACCGCCCCGATGCTGTGCCAGTTCCTGCTCACCCGTACCGACTCGATCTGGCCGGTGGTCGCCCTCGGACTCGGCTACGTCGTGCTCTCGCTCGCTTGCATGACGCTGCTGCTCCGCAGGGGTGAGGCCCGGCGAGAATCGGATACCGAGCCCCTCCCCGCCCACACCTCGACCCGGAAAGATGCTGCCCACTCATGA
- a CDS encoding class I adenylate-forming enzyme family protein has product MRDTTILRAIQAWTVRQPDAPALICHDLSLTWSELSVAMDRAAAHLVSSGVRPGDRVGVLGGLSVEWAIAALGAIRAGALLCPLNERHKAVELGEVYQKLTPRVVVTAAANRETAEAACTGITEPPRILDARTMYTTDLDAPLPAPSTDPADAVCIIPTSGSTGLPKGVVYTHESLLGAFFEWSLQAPELMGARTLNLSSMSFAAGLLNGFLAPLVLGGSIVMLPKWDPQVAMSLIASEGVATMAGTTIFFEQMAALPSFESTDLSSLKVVFIGGNPVTLSLIESWSAKGVGLRQAYGLTESLSMVTFPTVELSIRKPESVGFGGILTAVEIMGLDGTPCPAGTPGEIWVSGPGVARGYWQDDALTEQTFAGGWLRTGDVGVKDDEGAIRVVGRTKDVIISGGMNIYAAELERAVLELPAVLEAAVIGVSDDEFGETPAILIRTAGEVPTGEIVEHCRNRLSNYKVPRYVVFRDSPLPRTSSMKIDKRILRAEYADLSEHHDRIGRTAS; this is encoded by the coding sequence ATGCGTGACACCACCATTCTCCGCGCCATCCAGGCCTGGACGGTTCGCCAACCCGACGCACCGGCGTTGATCTGTCACGACCTCTCGCTGACCTGGAGCGAACTGAGCGTCGCGATGGATCGGGCCGCCGCGCATCTCGTGTCTTCGGGCGTGCGGCCCGGCGACCGGGTGGGGGTCCTCGGCGGCCTCTCCGTGGAGTGGGCGATCGCCGCTCTGGGGGCGATCCGGGCGGGAGCCCTGCTGTGCCCACTGAACGAGCGGCACAAGGCCGTCGAACTGGGCGAGGTTTATCAGAAGCTGACCCCGAGAGTCGTGGTCACCGCGGCGGCCAACCGCGAGACCGCGGAAGCGGCCTGCACCGGCATCACCGAGCCGCCCCGGATCCTCGATGCCCGGACGATGTACACCACCGATCTGGACGCGCCCCTGCCCGCTCCCTCGACCGATCCGGCCGACGCGGTGTGCATCATTCCGACGTCCGGGTCGACCGGACTGCCGAAGGGCGTCGTCTACACCCACGAATCGCTGCTCGGCGCGTTCTTCGAGTGGTCGCTGCAGGCGCCCGAACTCATGGGCGCGCGCACCCTGAACCTCAGCTCGATGTCGTTCGCCGCAGGCCTGCTCAACGGATTCCTCGCACCGCTGGTTCTCGGCGGCAGCATCGTGATGCTGCCCAAGTGGGATCCGCAGGTCGCGATGTCGCTCATCGCGTCCGAAGGTGTGGCGACGATGGCGGGCACCACCATCTTCTTCGAGCAGATGGCAGCGCTCCCATCGTTCGAGTCCACCGATCTCTCGTCGCTGAAGGTGGTGTTCATCGGCGGAAACCCGGTGACTCTCAGTCTCATCGAATCCTGGTCCGCGAAGGGAGTCGGCCTGCGCCAGGCGTACGGGCTCACCGAGTCGCTGTCGATGGTCACCTTCCCCACCGTCGAACTGTCCATTCGCAAACCGGAATCGGTCGGCTTCGGCGGCATCCTCACCGCCGTCGAGATCATGGGCCTCGACGGGACACCCTGCCCTGCGGGAACACCGGGTGAGATCTGGGTCTCCGGCCCCGGCGTCGCCCGAGGCTACTGGCAGGACGACGCGCTCACCGAGCAGACGTTCGCAGGGGGATGGCTGCGCACCGGCGACGTCGGCGTCAAGGACGACGAAGGCGCGATCCGGGTCGTGGGCCGCACCAAGGACGTCATCATCTCGGGCGGGATGAACATCTACGCCGCGGAACTCGAACGCGCCGTCCTCGAACTGCCTGCCGTGCTCGAGGCTGCGGTCATCGGCGTCTCCGACGACGAATTCGGTGAAACCCCGGCCATTCTGATTCGCACGGCCGGTGAGGTCCCCACCGGCGAGATCGTCGAACACTGCCGGAATCGGCTCTCGAACTACAAGGTGCCCCGTTATGTCGTGTTCCGGGACAGCCCG
- a CDS encoding LysR family transcriptional regulator: protein MELRHLHAFLAVAEELHFGRAAERLHVAQSPLSQTVRALERELGTDLFVRTTRSVRLTAAGEALVGPARTIEAQIGIVRGIAQAAAAGETGRVTVGFGGAGGYTVLSMLARSLADTYPGIELDLRPQMYSGEVLDALSRGTLDMGIVGLPVPRGFATHTVLEEALMVAVPAGHRLVAAGAVVPQELASERFVIYPAEHGSVVRDATLALCAAAGFAPVVAHEAPDPYSLLAMVGAGVGVAVVVDSTAHLTMDGVEYLPIAGDAPTLPIAMAWQDANPSPAVQTVTRVLRDVIGNVGHVGA from the coding sequence ATGGAACTCCGTCACCTGCACGCCTTCCTCGCGGTGGCCGAAGAACTGCACTTCGGGCGGGCCGCCGAGCGTCTGCATGTCGCGCAGTCCCCACTCAGCCAGACCGTGCGGGCTCTCGAACGGGAACTGGGCACCGACCTGTTCGTCCGCACCACCCGCTCCGTGCGCCTCACGGCCGCGGGCGAGGCACTGGTGGGTCCGGCCCGCACCATCGAGGCACAGATCGGGATCGTGCGGGGCATCGCGCAGGCGGCGGCCGCCGGGGAGACCGGCCGCGTGACCGTCGGGTTCGGCGGCGCGGGCGGCTACACGGTGCTGTCCATGCTCGCCCGCTCCCTCGCCGACACCTACCCCGGCATCGAACTCGACCTCCGCCCGCAGATGTACTCCGGCGAGGTCCTCGACGCCCTCTCCCGCGGAACCCTCGACATGGGCATCGTCGGACTGCCGGTCCCGCGGGGTTTCGCGACGCACACCGTGCTCGAGGAGGCACTGATGGTCGCGGTCCCGGCCGGCCACCGCCTCGTCGCGGCGGGCGCCGTCGTGCCGCAGGAACTGGCGAGCGAACGGTTCGTGATCTACCCCGCCGAACACGGTTCCGTGGTCCGCGACGCCACGCTCGCGCTGTGCGCGGCGGCAGGGTTCGCCCCTGTCGTCGCGCACGAAGCCCCCGACCCGTACAGCCTGCTCGCGATGGTCGGCGCCGGGGTCGGGGTGGCCGTCGTGGTCGATTCGACGGCACACCTGACGATGGACGGTGTCGAATACCTGCCCATCGCGGGTGACGCCCCGACCCTCCCGATCGCCATGGCCTGGCAGGACGCGAATCCGTCGCCCGCGGTGCAGACGGTCACCCGGGTGCTGCGCGACGTGATCGGAAATGTCGGCCACGTGGGGGCTTGA
- a CDS encoding TetR family transcriptional regulator → MGRKPAITRSAVVSAAIEIIDRDGMDGFSLERIATALNVRAPSLYNHFADKTEILSEVARAVVLETPRIPDPAPGQWRDWLIAESLEFRNSLLRHPNVVPVVFTWFPENLLHKLYAQYSRLLGDQGVPLSRQLFLLEATHRMTVGSAMCTATGRPALVELPPNGSVEPSEGTSVAVRDADEALFVEMLRAFLVGVDVEGN, encoded by the coding sequence GTGGGACGCAAGCCGGCGATCACGCGGAGCGCCGTGGTGTCTGCCGCGATCGAGATCATCGACCGCGACGGCATGGACGGATTCAGCCTCGAACGGATCGCAACGGCGCTCAATGTGCGGGCACCCTCCCTGTACAACCACTTCGCCGACAAGACCGAGATCCTGTCGGAGGTGGCGCGTGCGGTGGTCCTGGAGACTCCGCGGATTCCGGACCCGGCACCAGGGCAGTGGCGGGACTGGTTGATCGCCGAGTCCCTCGAGTTCCGGAATTCGTTGCTCCGCCACCCGAATGTCGTTCCGGTGGTGTTCACCTGGTTTCCCGAGAACCTCCTGCACAAGTTGTACGCGCAGTATTCGAGGCTGTTGGGGGATCAGGGAGTTCCGTTGTCCCGTCAGCTGTTTCTGCTCGAGGCCACCCACCGCATGACGGTGGGATCCGCGATGTGCACCGCGACCGGCAGACCCGCGCTCGTGGAGTTGCCGCCGAACGGTTCGGTGGAACCGTCCGAGGGAACGTCCGTCGCGGTTCGGGACGCCGACGAGGCGCTGTTCGTCGAGATGCTCAGAGCGTTCCTGGTCGGTGTCGACGTCGAAGGTAACTGA